A window of Brettanomyces nanus chromosome 2, complete sequence contains these coding sequences:
- a CDS encoding uncharacterized protein (EggNog:ENOG41) gives MASVISELEEIATTVNEAEPVDEKEVDEKEVGENIFSDTRPVKTRLWEIRNSYKYLMIVYISAIGIGIDSLLFSLLLGMESFRKAYGYYDEATSGWVIRAKYQSGWNGGSFGCQVLGAFFAGWYNDKFGRKSSLAISCIITIIGNTVAITAPVGHPINLVMAKCVIGIGIGILVSTCPVYLSELMSPTLRGIGSMGINFSICFGQWIGSLIYFGCSKNYTGIDDSTGYKIAFGIQYLLVGGYLLLFWFMPESPSYLIHRGKLEEAKAAIKKLYHNKNNTEYDIDSHYEILIKEVEEEK, from the coding sequence ATGGCTTCTGTTATTAGtgagcttgaagaaatagcAACAACAGTTAATGAGGCAGAacctgttgatgagaaagaagtagatgaaaaagaggttgGCGAGAATATCTTTAGCGACACCAGACCGGTGAAAACTAGACTTTGGGAGATACGTAATTCTTACAAGTATCTAATGATTGTCTATATATCCGCtattggtattggtatagattcccttcttttcagtttATTATTGGGTATGGaatctttcagaaaagCCTATGGTTACTACGATGAAGCCACAAGCGGATGGGTCATCAGAGCAAAATACCAGTCTGGTTGGAATGGTGGTTCTTTTGGCTGTCAGGTTTTGGGTGCCTTCTTTGCAGGTTGGTACAATGataagtttggaagaaaaagttctttggcTATTTCTTGCATTATAACTATTATTGGTAACACTGTTGCTATAACCGCTCCGGTCGGTCACCCTATCAATTTGGTCATGGCAAAATGTGTTATCGGAATTGGTATCGGTATTCTtgtttcaacttgtccaGTTTACTTGTCCGAATTGATGTCGCCAACCTTGAGAGGTATTGGTTCCATGggaatcaacttctccatttgcttTGGTCAGTGGATTGGATCGCTAATTTATTTCGGCTGTTCGAAGAATTATACGGGCATTGACGATTCAACAGGCTACAAAATTGCCTTTGGAATTCAATATTTGTTAGTTGGAGGATATCTCCTTTTGTTCTGGTTTATGCCGGAATCCccatcatatttgattcACCGCGGtaagttggaagaggcaaAAGCCGCCATTAAGAAGCTCTATCACAACAAGAATAATACTGAATACGACATTGACTCACATTACGAGATTCTCAttaaggaagttgaagaagaaaaatga
- a CDS encoding uncharacterized protein (EggNog:ENOG41) gives MFTLCVGGNLVSYFVIERVDRRVLYIGGVALCTIMNLLIACVSYGSSQAAAYTTVVFVFLWAFIYEATVGPLTYALITELPQGRMRAKSVAITSNVNSLCSFGLGYLIPYLFNPDEVNMGLGSCTGVVLFVVMLFFLPETRGRTANEIEQLFVNKVGALKFKRAKFDEDDKLIMSSVGKEATLLYATCYATGYSTLRYMLRYRLQATCYSTLQATLHTLRYMRYAASSGEGQRQTGKLKRTSGLGDGRK, from the exons ATGTTCACTCTTTGCGTCGGTGGTAACCTTGTTTCTTACTTtgtcattgaaagagttgatagAAGAGTCCTCTACATTGGTGGTGTTGCCCTTTGTACGATCATGAATTTACTCATTGCATGCGTGTCATATGGAAGCTCGCAAGCTGCTGCCTATACCACCGTTGTGTTTGTCTTTCTATGGGCTTTTATCTACGAAGCCACTGTTGGTCCATTGACATATGCTTTGATCACGGAGCTTCCACAGGGAAGAATGCGTGCCAAATCGGTGGCAATTACTTCTAATGTCAACAGTCTCTGTAGTTTTGGTCTTGGTTATCTCATCCCATATTTGTTCAATCCCGATGAAGTTAACATGGGGCTAGGATCAT GTACCGGTGTGGTTTTGTTCGTTGtgatgctcttcttcttaccagaAACTAGAGGAAGAACTGCTAACGAGATTGAGCAGTTGTTCGTGAACAAAGTGGGTGctttgaaattcaagagggctaagtttgatgaagatgataaattaATTATGTCATCAGTGGGGAAAGAG gctactctactctacgctacatgctacgctacaggctactctactctacgctacatgctacgctacaggctacaggctacatgctactctacgctacaggctacgCTACatactctacgctacatgcgCTAcgctgcatcttctgggGAGGGACAACGACAGACTGGAAAGCTCAAGAGAACGAGCGgacttggagatggaagaaaaaa